The following proteins come from a genomic window of Nitrosopumilaceae archaeon AB1(1):
- a CDS encoding plastocyanin/azurin family copper-binding protein produces the protein MSNWDLMMPGMGLTGIGLTGIITSYSGLAHTFIDGMHALTGLTLFIGLIILAAGIMEGGVSTSNRAKATVLVVAAISLSFAAVSLTSNTIDSVITFAGVMLVIAIPSIVIAYVGTKHKEYMKPIATIFLLAVGAGVLAYIGFGFSGPEPYLVSTVIEEVKEEIKIVSDTPIFSIAILEGAAINGNPDYLPDEDTKVTRGEIIEWINEDAAAHTATSFDDLGDTFDSGLLSSGDTYQLDTTDLPDSVSYFCTLHPWMESAFAIVDDSEATTTEMMNNESMMMEEKILEISIPQGAGIPGSDKIFYDPEEITIDTGDTITWTNNDITIHTVTSGMVESGHDGIFDSSIIGSSESFEYTFDDAGYYPYYCVLHPWMLGSVTAE, from the coding sequence ATGAGTAATTGGGATCTAATGATGCCAGGTATGGGACTGACTGGAATAGGTCTAACTGGCATAATAACATCATATTCGGGTTTGGCACACACATTCATAGATGGAATGCATGCATTAACTGGACTTACATTATTCATTGGGCTTATAATTTTAGCCGCTGGAATAATGGAAGGTGGTGTATCTACAAGCAATAGAGCAAAGGCTACGGTACTAGTTGTTGCTGCAATATCACTTTCCTTTGCAGCTGTTTCACTCACATCAAATACAATCGACTCTGTTATTACATTCGCAGGTGTGATGTTAGTTATTGCAATACCATCAATAGTCATTGCATATGTAGGTACAAAACATAAAGAGTATATGAAACCAATTGCAACAATATTTTTACTTGCAGTAGGTGCAGGAGTGTTGGCATATATTGGATTTGGTTTTTCAGGTCCAGAACCATATCTTGTTTCAACAGTAATTGAAGAGGTTAAAGAGGAGATAAAAATAGTATCAGATACTCCAATATTTTCAATTGCAATATTAGAAGGGGCAGCAATTAATGGAAATCCAGATTACTTACCAGATGAGGATACAAAAGTTACAAGAGGTGAAATTATAGAGTGGATTAATGAGGATGCAGCAGCTCATACAGCTACAAGTTTTGATGATTTAGGCGATACATTTGATTCGGGGCTTTTGAGTAGTGGAGATACATATCAATTAGATACTACAGATTTACCCGATTCTGTTTCCTATTTTTGTACATTGCATCCATGGATGGAATCAGCATTTGCAATCGTAGATGATTCTGAAGCAACTACGACTGAGATGATGAATAATGAGAGTATGATGATGGAAGAGAAGATATTAGAAATTTCAATTCCTCAAGGAGCAGGAATTCCTGGATCAGATAAAATATTTTATGATCCTGAGGAAATCACAATCGATACAGGAGATACAATAACATGGACAAATAATGACATAACAATTCATACTGTAACATCTGGGATGGTAGAATCAGGACATGATGGAATATTTGATTCTAGTATCATAGGATCAAGTGAATCATTTGAATACACATTTGATGATGCAGGATATTATCCATATTATTGTGTGCTTCACCCATGGATGTTAGGCTCTGTAACGGCAGAATAA
- a CDS encoding heme o synthase — protein sequence MTIKEILLVSKPRIVVLLVFTAVASMYTAGTLAGQEIDYLTMLHLIIVGILASAGSSALNHYYDRDIDSKMTRTSTRPIPSGTISPNIVLIYGVVVSCVSVIYAYITLNELSTFFVALGIFFYVIIYTMWLKRNSTTNIVIGGFAGSAASMAGWAAATGSIDLLGFLVGFLVFVWTPSHFWCLAMKMNDDYTQVNVPMLPVVIGMQRTSKYILANTIILLPYSLILYSFGLGLIYTIIAAVSGGLMLVYHYKLTKTPTSEFAWQAYKITAPYLTIIFLALVLDATFHIRI from the coding sequence TTGACAATTAAAGAGATCTTACTTGTATCAAAGCCACGTATTGTAGTACTACTCGTATTTACCGCCGTTGCGTCCATGTATACTGCAGGTACTCTTGCCGGTCAGGAGATAGACTACCTGACAATGCTACATCTGATTATTGTTGGCATCTTGGCATCTGCAGGTTCTAGCGCACTGAATCATTATTACGATCGTGATATTGATTCTAAGATGACTCGTACAAGCACACGACCAATTCCGAGTGGAACCATATCCCCTAATATCGTCTTGATTTATGGTGTTGTAGTAAGTTGTGTATCTGTAATCTATGCGTATATAACATTAAATGAATTGTCTACATTTTTTGTTGCACTTGGAATATTCTTTTATGTAATTATCTATACTATGTGGTTGAAAAGGAATAGTACTACAAATATTGTAATTGGTGGATTTGCCGGTAGCGCCGCATCAATGGCAGGGTGGGCAGCTGCAACTGGTTCAATTGATCTACTAGGATTTTTAGTAGGATTTTTGGTATTTGTTTGGACGCCATCCCACTTTTGGTGTCTTGCAATGAAAATGAATGATGATTATACTCAAGTTAATGTTCCAATGCTGCCTGTTGTGATTGGTATGCAACGAACTTCAAAATATATTTTAGCAAACACAATAATTTTATTACCATACTCATTAATTTTATATTCATTTGGTCTTGGTTTAATTTACACCATTATTGCAGCTGTTTCTGGTGGATTGATGCTTGTCTATCACTATAAATTAACAAAAACACCTACATCTGAATTTGCGTGGCAAGCGTATAAAATTACAGCTCCGTATTTGACTATAATATTCTTAGCTCTAGTACTTGATGCAACTTTTCATATACGAATTTAG
- a CDS encoding M67 family metallopeptidase: MLVLGKFYKTLVEYAERSKPNEVSSMLFGKHEDDKIVTYDIFETSNENESPTSFVIPNDELLYGYKEAEKRNLQIIGIFHSHPISEAYPSLTDKKFMIINPIVWAIYSGLDKKIKAFTLDDEIKEIPVV; the protein is encoded by the coding sequence TTGTTAGTACTAGGTAAATTTTACAAGACGTTGGTAGAATATGCCGAACGTAGTAAACCGAACGAAGTATCATCCATGCTATTTGGCAAACATGAAGATGATAAAATAGTGACATACGATATATTTGAAACATCAAATGAAAATGAGTCACCTACAAGTTTTGTGATACCAAATGATGAATTACTTTATGGGTACAAGGAAGCAGAAAAAAGAAATTTACAAATAATTGGAATATTTCATTCACATCCAATTTCTGAGGCTTATCCATCACTAACCGACAAAAAATTCATGATTATCAATCCAATTGTATGGGCAATATATTCAGGATTAGATAAAAAAATTAAAGCATTCACTCTAGATGATGAAATTAAAGAAATACCAGTTGTGTAA
- a CDS encoding DUF2024 family protein: MEIHVYDTYVKAQDGHTMHFDVITKEKDHDKAIEYAKQWLTSVNENNATVTTNECQFCHSQGAPEPVEQAIEKDGYFIQKMEGCP, translated from the coding sequence ATGGAAATACATGTGTACGACACCTATGTAAAAGCACAAGATGGTCATACTATGCATTTTGACGTGATTACAAAAGAGAAAGATCATGACAAAGCAATAGAGTATGCAAAACAGTGGTTAACATCAGTAAATGAGAACAATGCTACTGTGACTACTAACGAGTGCCAATTCTGTCATTCACAAGGCGCTCCAGAACCAGTAGAGCAGGCCATTGAGAAAGACGGATACTTCATCCAAAAGATGGAAGGCTGTCCTTAG
- a CDS encoding AAA family ATPase, whose translation MDDVRASLKVKIIEAKPRDVGKKRIRIDEKDMKTIQVKAGDLVKIVGDKTSCAVVWPADEDDKLVEVVRMDGQSRKNIGTSLYDHITITSCKSQNAASIEIIPIYEKMNSDYEFTDFVKNRIKNMPLIKGDEISVVILGNSIEFKIGKTTPDGVVTINEFTKLSILENITQDTKTHIMYDEIGGLEEEVSTMRDIVEMPLRHPELFRSLGIEAQAGILLYGPPGCGKTLIVKVLASESYANMYIINGPEILNKYYGETEAKLREIFKEAKENSPSIIFIDEIDAIAPRRESAQGEVEKRIVGQLLALMDGVTDRGNVIVLGATNRPDSINPALRRPGRFDKEIEIPVPNIESRTAILQIYTRGMPLKSEIKIKSLASDLIGYTGADIKLLCREAAVVAIKRYLPKNTPISSKIPSSVLQSMVIKRSDFYEAMQKIVPATMREFYIEQPKIIWDNIVGLEKIKKQLKENFVLAINDPHRFDEIGIKPPKGILLYGPTGCGKSLLAQALATECKASIIYVHGADMLSRWEGESEKAIKKIFLKAKSSTPCIIIFDEFEIIAGKREHVNTLSSQIISQIQNSIPQVCVIGITNRPDMIDSSVCAAGRLDISLYVPPPNQNERLGILKILVKKFKLSNDVNLEEIAQRTYGYTGGDLSIICRSVVIHSIHRDNHTITHDDFNESLAKIRPSVSKEMIKSYEDIQQGLSSINIDDKNKGLYS comes from the coding sequence TTGGATGACGTTAGAGCATCCCTTAAAGTCAAGATTATAGAAGCAAAGCCACGTGATGTTGGGAAAAAACGAATAAGAATTGATGAAAAAGATATGAAAACTATACAAGTAAAGGCAGGTGATTTGGTAAAGATTGTAGGTGACAAGACAAGTTGTGCTGTAGTTTGGCCAGCAGATGAGGATGATAAATTAGTGGAGGTTGTACGTATGGATGGACAGAGTAGAAAAAATATAGGCACATCATTGTATGATCATATCACGATTACTAGCTGCAAATCACAGAATGCGGCAAGTATTGAAATAATCCCAATATATGAAAAAATGAATAGTGATTATGAATTCACAGATTTTGTAAAGAATAGAATAAAGAATATGCCATTAATCAAAGGAGATGAGATTTCAGTAGTAATTCTAGGAAACAGTATAGAGTTCAAGATAGGCAAGACGACGCCAGATGGAGTTGTAACCATTAACGAATTTACCAAACTTAGCATATTAGAGAACATCACACAAGATACAAAAACTCACATAATGTATGATGAGATTGGAGGGTTGGAAGAGGAAGTCTCTACAATGAGAGATATTGTAGAGATGCCACTTAGACATCCAGAATTATTCAGAAGTTTAGGGATAGAAGCTCAAGCAGGGATATTATTGTATGGTCCCCCAGGATGTGGTAAAACACTTATTGTAAAAGTTTTAGCAAGTGAATCATATGCCAATATGTATATAATTAATGGCCCAGAAATATTAAACAAATATTATGGTGAAACAGAAGCTAAATTACGTGAAATTTTCAAAGAGGCAAAAGAAAATTCACCTAGTATAATATTCATAGATGAGATCGACGCAATTGCTCCACGAAGAGAAAGCGCACAGGGAGAAGTAGAGAAAAGAATAGTAGGACAACTACTTGCTCTAATGGATGGTGTTACAGATAGAGGAAATGTCATAGTTTTAGGTGCGACAAATAGACCAGATAGTATAAATCCAGCATTACGTCGTCCAGGCAGATTTGATAAAGAGATAGAAATTCCGGTTCCAAATATAGAGAGTCGTACTGCAATATTACAAATTTACACACGCGGTATGCCACTTAAATCTGAAATAAAAATAAAATCACTTGCATCAGATCTTATAGGATATACAGGCGCAGACATTAAATTATTATGCAGAGAGGCGGCGGTAGTTGCCATAAAGAGATATTTACCAAAAAACACTCCAATATCTAGTAAAATTCCCTCATCAGTGTTACAATCCATGGTAATTAAACGAAGTGATTTTTACGAAGCGATGCAAAAGATTGTACCGGCAACCATGAGAGAATTTTACATAGAACAGCCAAAAATTATTTGGGATAACATTGTAGGATTAGAAAAAATAAAAAAACAGTTAAAAGAAAATTTTGTTTTGGCTATAAATGATCCACATAGATTTGATGAAATAGGAATAAAACCTCCAAAAGGGATATTATTGTATGGTCCCACAGGATGCGGTAAATCACTTTTAGCTCAAGCTCTTGCAACAGAATGTAAAGCAAGCATCATTTATGTTCACGGAGCAGATATGTTGTCTAGGTGGGAGGGTGAATCAGAGAAGGCGATTAAAAAAATATTTCTCAAAGCAAAATCATCAACTCCATGTATTATAATTTTTGATGAATTTGAAATTATTGCAGGAAAAAGAGAACATGTTAATACATTATCAAGTCAGATTATATCTCAGATACAAAATTCAATTCCACAAGTATGCGTTATAGGAATTACAAATAGACCAGATATGATAGACTCATCAGTATGTGCTGCAGGAAGATTGGACATATCCTTGTATGTTCCTCCTCCAAATCAAAATGAAAGATTGGGTATTTTAAAAATCCTAGTTAAAAAATTTAAGTTATCAAATGATGTAAATTTGGAAGAAATTGCACAGAGGACATATGGGTACACGGGTGGAGATTTGTCCATAATCTGTCGAAGTGTGGTAATTCACTCAATACACAGAGATAATCACACTATAACGCACGATGATTTCAACGAGTCTTTGGCAAAGATTAGACCATCTGTTAGTAAGGAAATGATAAAATCTTATGAAGATATTCAGCAAGGATTATCTAGTATTAACATCGATGATAAAAATAAGGGGCTGTATAGTTGA
- a CDS encoding sodium-translocating pyrophosphatase, with amino-acid sequence MILEEILPIVAGIVSILAAALFAGWVIKQQAGTKEMMDISNAVKEGAAAFLKREMKIIIPISIALSVIIGILIGYSNGIAFAVGVALSAIAGVISLKITVKAAVRTANSTSGGIGKTFAEAFRGGATVGLAVPAMALLAITILFLIFRDPLAIAGIGIGVSLIALFIRIGGGIFTKAADMGADLVGKVEANIPEDDPRNPATIADNVGDNVGDAAGMGSDIYESYIVTVLASLLIAALIQVPENILYPVLIGASGAIASIIGVASVGSKNIKDVMKPLNRSFYISASIAIVLNFIFMWVFLGNTPIAYALFGSTVIGVILVPVIQKITDYYTNHKFGPVKEIADSAKWGYASLTLTGITKGMQSTGPFMIVLVTAIIISFYISSSASPDPNQALLYGIFGTSLTAMAMLSLAGIVLSIDAFGPIADNAGGIVEMTGMGEENRKITDEIDAVGNTTKAVTKGFAIASAGLATLAMIQAFQFEAKEVFHMAFDYSLTNPAVIVGLLVGGLLPFVITGQLISGVSKSASKMVDEVRRQFKADPGILEGTSKPDYAKCVDIATVASLKELWKSASIVIAAPIVLGVFLGPSAVAGLLMGAVVTGIFLAYHLANTGGAWDNAKKLVEMKGDKGTEEHKVTVVGDIIGDPYKDTAGPALNTVIKLLNTVALVFVSAFIAVVSL; translated from the coding sequence ATGATTTTAGAAGAGATTTTGCCTATCGTTGCTGGAATTGTTTCCATTTTAGCAGCAGCTCTGTTTGCTGGGTGGGTAATCAAACAGCAAGCTGGAACAAAAGAGATGATGGATATATCTAACGCCGTAAAAGAAGGAGCAGCAGCATTTCTAAAACGTGAAATGAAAATAATTATACCGATATCTATAGCATTATCTGTAATAATTGGAATATTAATTGGATATTCTAACGGAATTGCATTTGCAGTAGGAGTTGCATTATCTGCCATTGCCGGTGTCATATCATTAAAAATTACAGTAAAGGCTGCTGTCCGAACTGCAAACTCTACTTCGGGTGGAATTGGTAAAACTTTTGCTGAAGCTTTTCGTGGAGGTGCAACCGTAGGACTTGCAGTTCCTGCTATGGCGTTACTTGCAATTACAATTCTATTTCTAATATTTCGTGATCCACTTGCGATTGCTGGTATTGGAATTGGAGTTAGCTTGATCGCATTATTCATTAGAATTGGTGGTGGTATATTTACAAAAGCAGCTGATATGGGAGCTGATTTAGTTGGTAAAGTTGAGGCAAATATTCCAGAAGATGATCCTAGAAATCCAGCTACAATTGCAGATAATGTGGGGGATAACGTAGGCGATGCAGCTGGTATGGGATCGGATATTTACGAATCATATATCGTTACAGTATTGGCATCGCTCCTAATTGCAGCACTAATTCAAGTACCTGAAAATATTTTATACCCTGTTCTAATCGGTGCCTCTGGGGCCATTGCCTCAATCATTGGTGTTGCTAGCGTCGGCTCCAAAAATATCAAAGATGTGATGAAACCACTAAATCGTTCATTTTACATATCTGCCAGTATTGCCATTGTTCTGAATTTTATATTCATGTGGGTGTTTTTGGGTAATACCCCAATCGCATATGCTTTATTTGGCTCTACTGTAATTGGTGTAATTCTAGTTCCAGTGATTCAAAAAATTACAGACTATTACACAAATCATAAATTCGGTCCTGTCAAAGAAATAGCAGATTCTGCTAAATGGGGATATGCATCTTTGACACTCACGGGAATTACAAAAGGCATGCAATCTACAGGTCCATTTATGATCGTACTTGTAACTGCTATAATTATTTCATTTTACATATCTTCTTCTGCATCTCCTGATCCAAATCAAGCACTACTTTATGGTATATTTGGTACATCTTTAACTGCAATGGCAATGTTGAGTCTAGCAGGTATTGTACTTAGCATAGATGCGTTCGGTCCAATTGCAGATAACGCTGGAGGTATTGTAGAGATGACTGGAATGGGTGAGGAGAATAGAAAAATTACCGATGAAATTGATGCAGTTGGAAATACTACCAAAGCAGTAACCAAAGGATTTGCAATTGCAAGCGCAGGACTGGCAACTCTTGCAATGATTCAGGCATTCCAATTTGAGGCCAAAGAGGTATTTCATATGGCGTTTGATTATAGTCTTACAAATCCTGCAGTAATCGTAGGTCTACTTGTTGGTGGATTACTTCCATTTGTGATTACTGGTCAATTAATAAGCGGTGTATCAAAGTCTGCCTCTAAAATGGTAGATGAGGTACGCCGTCAATTCAAGGCAGATCCGGGAATTCTAGAGGGAACATCAAAACCAGATTATGCAAAATGTGTTGATATTGCAACTGTCGCATCTCTAAAAGAACTGTGGAAATCTGCAAGTATTGTAATTGCGGCCCCTATTGTTCTTGGCGTTTTCTTAGGTCCTTCTGCAGTTGCCGGTCTTTTGATGGGTGCAGTTGTCACTGGCATCTTTTTGGCATATCATCTTGCAAATACTGGCGGCGCGTGGGATAATGCTAAGAAATTAGTAGAAATGAAAGGCGACAAAGGTACTGAGGAACACAAGGTAACTGTTGTTGGTGATATAATTGGAGATCCTTACAAAGATACAGCTGGACCTGCTCTTAATACTGTAATTAAATTATTAAATACAGTTGCTCTAGTTTTCGTATCTGCATTTATCGCAGTTGTATCACTGTAA